From a single Fulvivirga ulvae genomic region:
- the fbaA gene encoding class II fructose-bisphosphate aldolase: MSASQFKAGVLTGDDVQKLFQFAKEKQFALPAVNVVGTNSVNAVMETASELNSPIIIQFSNGGASFYAGKGLSNTDQKAAIAGAVSGAHHVHMLAEQYGARVILHTDHAAKKLLPWIDGMLTAGEDFYKVHGKSLYSSHMIDLSEESLEENIEICKRYLERMSKMDMTLEIELGVTGGEEDGVDNTGIDSSKLYTQPEEVAYAYEELRKVSDKFTIAAAFGNVHGVYKPGNVKLTPVILKNSQDYIQKKYNTSEKPVDFVFHGGSGSTVEEIREGISYGVIKMNIDTDLQWAYWDGIRQYYQSNEGYLQGQIGNPEGDDVPNKKYYDPRVWLRKGEETFKARLKKACEDLNNIDTLN; the protein is encoded by the coding sequence ATGTCCGCTTCACAATTTAAAGCCGGAGTCTTGACCGGTGATGATGTTCAGAAACTTTTCCAGTTTGCAAAAGAAAAGCAATTCGCCCTTCCCGCGGTAAACGTAGTCGGCACAAACTCTGTTAATGCAGTAATGGAGACCGCCAGCGAATTGAATTCTCCGATTATTATCCAGTTTTCTAACGGAGGTGCGAGCTTCTATGCCGGCAAAGGGCTGTCTAATACAGACCAAAAAGCAGCTATTGCCGGAGCCGTTTCTGGCGCACACCATGTTCATATGCTTGCCGAGCAATATGGTGCAAGAGTAATACTCCATACCGATCATGCCGCGAAAAAGCTTCTGCCATGGATTGATGGTATGCTAACTGCCGGCGAGGACTTTTATAAGGTACATGGCAAGTCACTATACAGCTCTCACATGATTGACCTTTCAGAAGAGTCATTGGAAGAGAACATTGAAATCTGTAAACGATACCTCGAACGCATGAGCAAAATGGACATGACTCTGGAAATTGAGCTTGGAGTTACCGGTGGTGAAGAAGACGGTGTTGATAATACAGGAATAGACAGTTCTAAATTGTATACGCAGCCTGAAGAGGTGGCCTATGCATATGAAGAATTAAGAAAAGTCAGCGATAAATTTACCATAGCCGCCGCATTTGGAAATGTTCATGGCGTGTATAAACCCGGCAATGTAAAGTTGACACCTGTTATCCTAAAAAATTCGCAAGACTATATTCAGAAAAAATACAATACCAGCGAAAAACCAGTTGATTTCGTATTCCATGGAGGTTCAGGCTCTACAGTGGAAGAAATCAGAGAAGGTATTTCATACGGAGTTATCAAAATGAATATTGACACGGACCTGCAATGGGCATATTGGGACGGCATCCGCCAATACTATCAGTCTAATGAAGGGTATCTGCAAGGACAAATAGGAAACCCTGAAGGCGACGACGTTCCTAACAAAAAGTACTATGACCCTCGTGTTTGGCTTCGTAAAGGTGAGGAGACATTTAAAGCACGCTTGAAAAAGGCCTGCGAGGACCTTAATAACATTG